The window TGGGTCTGACCCTGGGCCTGATAGTGGGCCCCCATGACGCCGAAGGGCATGACCGCCCGTCCGTCCCGCACGAGCATGCCGGGAATGATGGTGTGGTAGGGGCGCTTTCCCGGCGCGATGCAGTTCGGATGACCGGGCTCGACCCTGAAGGACTGTCCACGGCTGTGCAGCATGACGCCGGTCCGCGGGCTCAGGAAGCCGCTGCCGAAGGAGTTGAACAGCGAGTTGATGAAGCTGACCGCGTTGCGGTCCTTGTCGACCACGCAGAGATAGACCGTGTTGGCCCCGCCCGCGGCCGCCGGCGGCGGCAGGTCGGTCATCGCCTTGTCCGGGCTAATCCGCCCGCGCTGCGCGGCCGCGTAATCCTCGGACAGCAGCCGTTGCACCGGAACGTCGGCCTGCGCCGGGTCCGCCAGGAAAGAGTCCCGGTCCTGGTGCGCCAGGCGGGCCGCCTCGATCTCGAGATGCAGGCGCTCGGTCGACAGGGGATCCAGGCCGGCGAAATCGAAGCCCGAAAGGATGTTGAGCATCTCGAGCGCGATCATGCCCTGCCCGTTGGGCGGGCACTCGAACACCCGGTGACCCCGGTAGTCCGTGCTGATCGGGGTGACGTACTCGCCCGCCGCCGCGGCGAAGTCCTCCAGGGTGTGCAGGCCACCCAAATGCCGGAGCAGGCCGACCATGTCCTCGGCGACGGAACCCTTGTAGAAGCCGTCAGGACCCTCCTCCGCGATACGCGAGAGGGTCTCCGCCAGTTCCGGCTGGCGGTGCATGTCGCCCGCCGCCGGCGGACGGCCGCCCGGCAGAAACAGGCGTTTCGCCGTCGGATCGAGCGACAGGGCCTCGACCTGCGCCGCCATGTCGAAGGCCACGCGGTCGTGGATCGGGTAGCCGTCGCGCGCAAAGGCGATGGCCGGCGCCAGCAGATCGCCGAGACTCATGGTGCCATGATCGGCAACCAGCCGGGCCCAAGCTTCGACCGCGCCCGGCACGGTGACCGCGTGGGGCGTCTGGCGCTCGATCGCCGCGATGCCCTGTTCCAGGAACCACTCGGCGCGCGCCGCCGCAGGCGCGCGGCCCGAACCGTTGTAGGCGACGATCTGGTCGCTGCCGCCCGGCGCGATGAGCGCGAAGCAGTCCCCGCCGATACCGGTGGACTGGGGCTCGACGACGCCCTGCACGGCGCAGGCGGCGACCGCCGCGTCCAGCGCGTTGCCGCCGGCTCGGAGAATGTCGAGGGCGACGGCGGTGGCCAGGGGATGGGAGGTGGCGGCCATAGCCTCGGTTGCGCGCACCGGGGAGCGGCCGGGAAGCTGAAGGTTTCTCATGGCGCCTAGCTTTAGCCGCGGGCGTCGGCCTTGTCCAATGCCTTGCCCTGGGCGGCGGCCGCCAGGCGGACATAGCGCCCCGGAGACGTGCCGAGCGTGCGGCGGAACATGGCGATGAAGGCGCTGGGGCTCTCGTACCCGAGGTCGTAGGCGACGGTGGTGACAGCCTCGCCCTCGCCCAAGCGGGCGATCGCCGTAAGCAGCCTGAGACGCTGGCGCCAGGCCCCGAAGGTCAATCCGGTCTCACGCAGAAACAGGCGCGCGAGGGTCCGTTCGCTGGCGCCGGCCATCTGCGCCCAGCCGGCAAGCGCGCGGTCGTCGGCGGGGTCGGCCGAGAGCGCGTCGGTCACCAGGCGCAGGCGCGGCTCGGCCGGCCGCGGCAGGTGCAAGGGCTCGGCCGGGAGCGCGGCCAACTCATCCAGGATCAGGCGCAGGATCCGCTGCTCCGCCGGGGAGGCCGGATGGTCCGGGTCGAAGGTCACGGCGCGCAGGATGAGCTCGCGCAGGAGCGGCGAGACCGAGATGACGCAGCAGTCCTCGGGCAGGCCCGCGGTCGCCGAAGGGTGCACATAGAGCGTGCGCATGGCCAGCCCACCGCCCGACGCGACCGCGTGGGTCACGCCGCAGGGCACCCAGACCGCCTGCTGCGGCGGCACGACCCAGGTGCCGCGGTCGGTCGCCACGGTCATGACCCCGGCGGAGGCATAGACCAGCTGCGCCCGCGGATGGCTGTGGGAGGGGTATTCGTGGGGGCCCGGATGATCGACCGCCGAGGCCTGGATGAAGCGCCCGGAGTCGCCCAACTCGCCGAGCCTTCGCCCCGGCCCGAAACCGACCTGTCTGTCTTGCAACATAGCTTGGCTGAATATAGCAGGACAGGCGCACTGCTGGCGAGTACATCCTGGACCATCGAAACTTTGGAGAAGCCCATGGCCCGCTGGCGCCGCCCGGAGATCCTGCTTCTGCTCATGGCGGCGGCCGTGCCGCTCAGCTTCGCGACCTGGCAGGCCCTGCTCAACAACTTCGCGATCGAGCGCGCCGCCTTCACCGGGGCCGAGATGGGCATCCTGCAGAGCCTGCGCGAAGTGCCCGGTTTCCTCGCCTTCCTCGTGGTCTATCTGCTGCTGCTGTGGCGCGAGCAGACCATCGCTTACCTGGCGCTGCTCCTGCTCGGGGTGGGTACCGCGGTGACGGGGCTGTTTCCCAGTATTCTTGGGCTCTACGTCACGACCGTGGCGATGTCGATCGGCTATCACTATTACGAGACGATACAGATCTCGCTCTCCCTCCAGTGGATCGAAAAGGACAAGGCGCCCGAGACCTTGGGCCGGATCATCGCGATCGGCTCTTTCGCCTCGATCGTCACCTTCGGGCTGATCTGGCTGGCGATGGACCTGGCCGGCCTCGACTTCTCCTGGGTCTACGCCATCGGCGGCGGCCTGACAGCGGCCATCGCCGCCTTCGCCTGGATCGCCTTCCCCCGTTTCCCGGAGAAGGTCCGCCAGCACCGTCACATGGTGCTGCGCCGCCGCTACTGGCTGTACTACCTGCTGACCTTCATGTCGGGCGCGAGGCGGCAGATCTTCATCGTCTTCGCCGGCTTCCTCATGGTCGAGAAGTTCGGCTTCGACGTCGCCGCGATCACGCTCCTGTTCCTGGTCAATGCCGTGATCAACGTTTTCATGGCGCCGCGCATCGGCCGCCTGATCGGGCGCTGGGGCGAGCGGAACTCTCTGATCTTCGAGTACTGCGGCCTGATCTTGGTGTTCACGGCCTACGCCTTCGTCGAGAACCCCGCTGTGGCCGCGGGACTCTACGTCGTCGACCACCTCTTCTTCGCCCTGGCGATCGCGATCAAGACATATTTCCAGAAGATCGCCGATCCCGCGGACATCGCGGCCACGGCGGGAGTGAGCTTCACCATCAATCACATCGCGGCGGTCTTCTTGCCGGTCGGCCTCGGCTTCGTCTGGCTGGCCTCGCCGAGCGCGGTCTTCCTGACCGGCAGCGCGCTGGCCACAATCTCGCTCCTTCTCTCGTTCAACGTGCCGACCGCGCCTGCACCGGGCAACGAGGTTCAGTTCGGGCGGCGCCCGACGCCGGTCCCGGCCGAGAGCGCCGTCTGACCGGACGGCCCTGACAAGAATGCCGGCAAGGACTGCACCTGTAATGGCGCCGGCCATGGTTCACAGGGCCTAGTCATCGCTCTGTAAAACACCGGCAGGCCCAAGAAAGAAGGGGCCGCAGTCTACTGCGACCCCTAGTTGTCTGGGAGGAAACCACCTGTAAAAGTGGCAGGGGCGCTGTCACGCTCCCCTGTTTGCTTTTCCCATAGTCTGTCGCCAATTGGAAGGGAATTTCTGCGGCGGATGTATAGGCCGGCCGCGACGGACCCGCACCAATCACCCCTCGTCCTAAAGCGGATCACTTGCCCTGCTCTGCCGGTTTGCGGGCAGACCAGGTTCGCGCGCGGCCGGACATCACCCGCGGTTCTCGGACTGAAGCGACAGTGTAACAAGATCGTGGCGTTGAGCGCGGTGACGCGCCGCGGAACCCGGCGCCGTGCTACTCGCCGTCCTTGGCGCCGCGCCCCGGCATGCGTGCAGAGGCCTCCGGCCCGGCCGGCTTCGGCTGCGCCTTCGGGCCGCGCGCCTTGCGGAACGGCCAGCGGAGCGCGGCGGAGCCCTCTTCCTGGTCGTCCCAAGGCTCGGTCAAGCACTTGGGCAGTGCGGCGCGGATCGGATCGCTCTCGATACCCGACCAGTCGCCGCTCAGGCCGCTTTCCGGTTTGGATTTCGGTGCCTCGGCTTGGATCCTCTCGCCTTCCGTGGCCCCGGCCGTGGGTGCGGCAGGGGGTGCGGCAGGGGGTGCGGCAGTGGGCGCTCTAGTGGGCGCGGCAGTGGGCGCCTCAGGGGTTTGCTCCGCCGGGCGCGTGACCGGGGCCGCCGCCTTGCCCTGGTCGCGGCGGCGATTGGCCTCTTCCGAGGCTTCCCGCAGCTGGCGCGCCTCGCGAATCAGTTCCTGGGCCGATCTGCCCTTCGATGCCGATTTTGCTTCCGGCCTCGCTTCGGTCTCCCGCTCCGGCCTGACGTCCGGTTTCACCTTGAGTTCAGGCTTCACCGGGCTCTCCCGCTCTTCCGGGATCTCCGGTTTCGCCGTTCTCTCGGATCTCGGGGAGATTTCAGGCGCCGGCGCGGTCTCCGGCTTCGGGGCTTCGGGCTCCTGCCTCGGCGGCGCAGCGGGGGCCGCGCGGCGGGCGTCGTCTTCGGCGGCAGGCTCGGTCGCCCCGCTGTCGGATCTGCTGGTGGCACCCAGCCGGTCGACGATCTCGGCGGCCCGACGCAGTGTCACCTCGCGAGAGGTCGCCTTCGGCCCCTGGCGGGATCTCCTCGCGGCCGGCCCGCCCGATGTACGAAGCGGTTCGGACCCGGCGGCGCGCGGCGCCGACGCGCCGGTGCGACGCTCCGCCGGCTTCTGATCGTTCTTGCGGGCTTCCGTGGCGGGTTTCGCCGGTTCCACGCGGGGGGTCTTCTGGGTTCCGAGCAACAGGGGCTCGCCGCCAGGCGTCTGGCCCGAGACCTTTGTCTCCTCTTTCGTCTCGGTGCCGCGGGCAGGCGTTTTCGTTTCGGGCTTTTCGGGTGGCGCCTCGGCGGCTGCGGGCGGCGGCGTTGGGGCACGCTTCGCGGACTCGGCTGGCGGCTTGCCGGCGTCCGCCGCGTCGTCGTCGACGCCGGAGCCCCGCAGCAGCTTGGCGACCTCGACGAAGCCCTCGTCTTGGCGCGGGATGTCGTCCTCCGCGTCGCTCTCGTCCCACGGGGCCGCCCCGGGTTCGGGCGGCGCGGGTTCGGGCGGCGCGGGTTCGGGCGGGGCGGCCTCGGGCGGCGCCGGGCGCGCCGCTGCCGGGCTTCCGCGGCGCGCGGAGTCGATCTGGGACCAGGCGTCGTCGGTCCGTTCGCTGTCCTCCTGGGAGGCTTCGACCACGCCCAAGTCCTCGGTGGACGTCGCCACCGAACGGGACTTCTTCTTCGCCTGCTCGAGCATGCGAAGGAGGGTGTGCAGCAGCGGCTTGATGCGCTTCTCGAGTTCGGCATCGCCATCCGCGTCCGCGTCGCCCGCCTCGGAGCGCGACGCCATGCGGATGCCCTGCCTGGTGAGGTCCTCGATCTGCGAACGAAGGGAATCGATGACGGCGCGGTCGTGCCGGCGCTCTTCCAGGATGACCTGGAGCTTCTGCTGCAGCCGTTCGGTTTCCCGAGCCAGAAGGTCGAGCCGCACGCGCTGGATCTCGCTGCGCACGGAGTTTTCCATTGGCGGGGGCGCCGCCTCGATCTCCCCTACGTCGACGGCGCGTGCGAACAGCGGGGTAACCTCGGAGCCGTTCGCTCCCTTTGCCCCGTTGGCGGCCCCGTGCTCAGTACGTGTTGTTGGCGTCCCGGCCGGGCCGGTCGGCTTGTCTTCCTGATCCAAGGTCGGCTTCACGAACTTCAACATCTCGAGTTTACGACATCTCACGAAACCGGTGTGAGACAAATTAATGCCGTGCAAGGCTTAAGACTTTGCTAACCTTGATGACCGAGATGTGGCAAGGCTTCGGCCGGCTCTCACCTCGGACGACCCGCGACTTGGGCGCCGCGCAGAGACGCAGCGAGGAGTAGTTGAAGCCAGCCATCATCGCAATGACGCCGGGCGACCGCCTGCTCAACTTTGCGCTCTCCGACGCGCAAGGGGTCAGACGCATCTTCTATTTCGAAGTGGCCGGGGCGCCCAGCGTGTTCTTTGCCGCCGAGAGCTTCAGAAGTCCCGAACTGGCCGAGGCCCTGCAGGATTTCCCGGCGCAGCTCGACAGGCTGCGCGGCGCCGGCCTGGAAGTCTATTTCCTCAGCCGCGACGAGCCGGCCGTCCTCCGCGGCCTGACCGAAGCCTGGGGGACCGACGCGGCGGCCTTCAGCGATCCCGGCGGCCAGGTCCTGGAACGCCTGCTGGCACCCGAGCCGCCGGCCTTTCCGGAAACACGGCCGTTCCGCCCGAAGCTCGCGACCTTTGCCCTCGACCCCAATCAGCGGACGCTGGCGGTGTTCCGGCGACCGCCGCTCGGAGACCATGTCTCGGGCTGCCTCGAGGCTGTCGAGACGTGGCGCCGGGGCGAGGAGCCGCCGACTATGCTGTACAGCGGCGCCCCGGTCCTGCTGCTGCCCCGCGTCTTCGACGAGGCGCTGTGCCGCAGGCTGATCGAGGCCTGGCGGTCAAACCACCGGGAAGGCGGCCTCTACGACGGCCAGGAGAACGTTCTCGATCCCGACAAGAAGCGTAATCTCGAGCATCTCCTGGCCGATCCGGCGCTAGACAAGCGGATCACTCAGACCCTGGCGCGGCGAATCGGGCCGGAGGTCGCGAAGGTGTTCAATTACCGGTCGCCCTACGGGTTCGAGGGCTTCAACATCCTGTCCTATCGGGACGACCGGCAGGACTTCTTCGGCCTGCACCGCGATACGCTTAGGCAGGAACGGCCGCGGCGATTCGCCTTGTCGCTCAATCTGAATGACGATTACGAGGGCGGGGCGCTGCGCTTTCCCGAGTACGGGCCGCATAGCTACAGCCCGCCGGCCGGCGCCGCGCTGGTGTTCTCGACCTCGTTGCTGCACGAGGCGCTGCCGGTCACGAAGGGACAGCGCTGGGTGCTGGTCACCTTTCTCTGTGATCCCGACTCGGCACCGCCACCCCCTGCCTAACCATCCCGCGGGCGAAGCGGCGTCGTGAGAGAGCCTCAGCGGCTCAGGGCCTCGCGCATGGTGGCGCCGATCACCGCGGCCGAGGGCGCAATCACCGCGCCGGCCGACCGCAGGGCCTCGATCTTCTCGGCCGCTCCGCCCGATCCGAAGACGTTCACCGTGCCGGCATGGCCCATGCGCCGCTCGGCGGGCGCGTGCAGGCCGGCGACATAAGCGACCACCGGCTTGGGGCTGCGCGCGGAGCGGAGGAACTCGGCGGCCTGCTCTTCGGCGGTGCCGCCGATCTCGCCCACCAGGACGACGCCGGCGGTCTCGGGGTCGGCGAAGAACAGCTCGAGGCACTCGACGAAGCCGATGCCGTGCACCGGGTCGCCGCCGATGCCGATCGAGGTCGACTGGCCGAGACGCTCGGCCGTGGTCTGCTCGACCACTTCGGAGCTCAGAGAGGCCGAGCGGGATACGATGCCGATTCGGCCGCGGCGGTCGAGATGGGCCGGCATGACCCCGATCTTGCAGCGCTCCGCTGCGATAATGCCTTGGGAATTGGGCCCGATGAGCGTGGTCTTGGACCCCTCGAGGGCGCGCTTAACCCGGACCATGTCGAGCACCGGGATCCGTTCGGTCACGCAGACGAGCAACGAGATCTCGGCCTCGATGGCCTCGATCATGGCAGCCGCGGCGTTGGCCGGCGGGACGAAGACGGCGCTCGCCGTGGCGCCGGTC is drawn from Kiloniellales bacterium and contains these coding sequences:
- the sucD gene encoding succinate--CoA ligase subunit alpha; the protein is MAILIDPSMKVICQGLTGRQASYHTERAIAYGTEMVGGVVPGKGGQRHLGLPVFESVAEAREATGATASAVFVPPANAAAAMIEAIEAEISLLVCVTERIPVLDMVRVKRALEGSKTTLIGPNSQGIIAAERCKIGVMPAHLDRRGRIGIVSRSASLSSEVVEQTTAERLGQSTSIGIGGDPVHGIGFVECLELFFADPETAGVVLVGEIGGTAEEQAAEFLRSARSPKPVVAYVAGLHAPAERRMGHAGTVNVFGSGGAAEKIEALRSAGAVIAPSAAVIGATMREALSR
- a CDS encoding 2OG-Fe(II) oxygenase, which gives rise to MKPAIIAMTPGDRLLNFALSDAQGVRRIFYFEVAGAPSVFFAAESFRSPELAEALQDFPAQLDRLRGAGLEVYFLSRDEPAVLRGLTEAWGTDAAAFSDPGGQVLERLLAPEPPAFPETRPFRPKLATFALDPNQRTLAVFRRPPLGDHVSGCLEAVETWRRGEEPPTMLYSGAPVLLLPRVFDEALCRRLIEAWRSNHREGGLYDGQENVLDPDKKRNLEHLLADPALDKRITQTLARRIGPEVAKVFNYRSPYGFEGFNILSYRDDRQDFFGLHRDTLRQERPRRFALSLNLNDDYEGGALRFPEYGPHSYSPPAGAALVFSTSLLHEALPVTKGQRWVLVTFLCDPDSAPPPPA
- a CDS encoding helix-turn-helix transcriptional regulator; the encoded protein is MLQDRQVGFGPGRRLGELGDSGRFIQASAVDHPGPHEYPSHSHPRAQLVYASAGVMTVATDRGTWVVPPQQAVWVPCGVTHAVASGGGLAMRTLYVHPSATAGLPEDCCVISVSPLLRELILRAVTFDPDHPASPAEQRILRLILDELAALPAEPLHLPRPAEPRLRLVTDALSADPADDRALAGWAQMAGASERTLARLFLRETGLTFGAWRQRLRLLTAIARLGEGEAVTTVAYDLGYESPSAFIAMFRRTLGTSPGRYVRLAAAAQGKALDKADARG
- a CDS encoding MFS transporter, giving the protein MARWRRPEILLLLMAAAVPLSFATWQALLNNFAIERAAFTGAEMGILQSLREVPGFLAFLVVYLLLLWREQTIAYLALLLLGVGTAVTGLFPSILGLYVTTVAMSIGYHYYETIQISLSLQWIEKDKAPETLGRIIAIGSFASIVTFGLIWLAMDLAGLDFSWVYAIGGGLTAAIAAFAWIAFPRFPEKVRQHRHMVLRRRYWLYYLLTFMSGARRQIFIVFAGFLMVEKFGFDVAAITLLFLVNAVINVFMAPRIGRLIGRWGERNSLIFEYCGLILVFTAYAFVENPAVAAGLYVVDHLFFALAIAIKTYFQKIADPADIAATAGVSFTINHIAAVFLPVGLGFVWLASPSAVFLTGSALATISLLLSFNVPTAPAPGNEVQFGRRPTPVPAESAV
- the ggt gene encoding gamma-glutamyltransferase, coding for MRNLQLPGRSPVRATEAMAATSHPLATAVALDILRAGGNALDAAVAACAVQGVVEPQSTGIGGDCFALIAPGGSDQIVAYNGSGRAPAAARAEWFLEQGIAAIERQTPHAVTVPGAVEAWARLVADHGTMSLGDLLAPAIAFARDGYPIHDRVAFDMAAQVEALSLDPTAKRLFLPGGRPPAAGDMHRQPELAETLSRIAEEGPDGFYKGSVAEDMVGLLRHLGGLHTLEDFAAAAGEYVTPISTDYRGHRVFECPPNGQGMIALEMLNILSGFDFAGLDPLSTERLHLEIEAARLAHQDRDSFLADPAQADVPVQRLLSEDYAAAQRGRISPDKAMTDLPPPAAAGGANTVYLCVVDKDRNAVSFINSLFNSFGSGFLSPRTGVMLHSRGQSFRVEPGHPNCIAPGKRPYHTIIPGMLVRDGRAVMPFGVMGAHYQAQGQTHLLTNLLDFGLDVQEAIDLARVQATPQGDIEVEEGVPAAVQAALSGLGHRLVAPDAPIGGAQAIQIDWDKGTLTGGSDPRKDGCALGY